The following proteins are encoded in a genomic region of Neospora caninum Liverpool complete genome, chromosome XI:
- a CDS encoding mRNA splicing factor 3bA, related: protein MVGADASPALANGTAANGSAASLSAEDLSSALKELRKQSPGEVAKLLRLLKRKKARQNRTQRQVQSAVEAEREQLKKCVSLKSTGRQLLGAPQPMGGRRHLRETGVRDAETILEDEQEETESEDDEKPSKRADGAHGFASTEPGESTDEEDAKSVGDSVEVEYVVADETEGPNGEVAREFFGEVFDRFRPPEEEEEEEEEEEEDEDSGARKKGQDLTLEDDEDEEEESEGAKKAEKGKKLTKKQKKLMSRPSLAELKQKTNRPDMVEIWDTTSADPEFLVYLKGLRNTVSVPLHWSQKRRYLQWKRGFEKPPFKLPPHIEATKISEVRSALVEAESQKSLRQRMREKVRPKQNRLAIDYQVLHDCFFKHAVKPALTGFGDLYYEGKEFEKKNRNFTPGQLSDRLKEALGMGPLAPTPWLINMQRYGPPPAYPRLKLPGLNAPIPAGCSYGYHAGGWGKPPVNEFGQPLFDAEGEAGPGAAEEEEEAEQIPVALWGELPDVVDDEEEEEDAGEGKEGAAAGVSGGQTPFMEGISSLGGATSLSSGLESPASFDIRKRADGTSSVASSTAKPYTILTPQDVPAGQQQGQLFGVKHTYKIPSTLLPGANAGTATPSGHITPRNLLSSGAATPSGVRTPFAGSRTPLVGPGGSASFGSAPGTPFLGAASGAQTPARGAGFRTPAGVTVSLNPNEMEQEGVFTADVIRQQLRQHEEAAARAKQAAGQVDPADSKREPRKCGTKDSRKSSSCEEETQRRSGDNFKRSVEFAEGANRRGGGGGGGGGKRRGN, encoded by the exons ATGGTGGGTGCGGAcgcttcgcctgcgctgGCGAATGGGACGGCTGCGAACGGCTcggctgcgtcgctctctgcggagGACTTATCGTCGGCCTTGAAGGAGCTGCGAAAACAGAGCCCCGGCGAGGTGGCCAAGTTGCTGCGGCTGctgaagcggaagaaggcgcgacagAATCGGACCCAGCGGCAGGTGCAAAGCGCCGTggaggccgagcgcgagCAGCTGAAGAAGTGTGTCTCCCTCAAGTCGACCGGGAGGCAGCTGCTGGGGGCGCCGCAGCCAATgggagggcggagacacctgaggGAGACGGGCGTgcgcgacgcggagacgatCTTAGAGGACGagcaagaggagacggagagcgaagacgacgagaagcCGAGCAAGCGGGCAGACGGTGCTCACGGCTTCGCGTCGACAGAACCGGGCGAGAGcacggacgaagaagacgccaaGAGCGTAGGAGACAGCGTGGAGGTGGAGTACGTTGTCGCCGACGAGACGGAGGGGCCGAACGGAGAAGTCGCGAGGGAGTTCTTCGGCGAGGTCTTTGATCGCTTCAGACCCcccgaggaggaggaggaagaggaagaagaggaggaggaagacgaagacagcggtgcgcggaagaaaggccaGGATCTCACgctcgaagacgacgaggacgaggaggaggagagcgaaggagcgaagaaggccgaaaaGGGCAAGAAACTGACCAAGAAGCAAAAAAAGCTGATGAGTCGGCCGTCCCTCGCGGAACTGAAACAAAAGACCAACCGCCCAGACATGGTAGAAATCTGGGACACCACCAGCGCCGACCCGGAGTTCCTTGTCTACCTCAAGGGCCTCCGCAACACcgtttccgtccctctccaCTGGTCCCAAAAGCGCAGATATCTCCAGTGGAAAAGGGGCTTCGAAAAACCGCCCTTCAAACTGCCGC ctcaCATTGAGGCAACAAAGATCAGCGAGGTGCGGTCGGCGTTGGTGGAGGCCGAGAGCCAGAAGAGTTTGCGACAGAGAATGAGGGAGAAAGTGCGGCCGAAACAGAATCGCCTCGCGATCGACTACCAG gTGCTTCACGACTGCTTCTTTAAACACGCAGTGAAGCCGGCGCTAACTGGCTTCGGCGACCTGTATTATGAAGGCAAAGAAttcgaaaagaaaaaccgaAATTTCACGCCAGGACAACTCTCCGACCGCCTGAAGGAGGCACTCGGCATGGGCCCCCTGGCCCCGACGCCTTGGCTTATCAACATGCAAAG GTACGGCCCGCCGCCGGCGTATCCGCGTCTGAAGCTGCCTGGACTGAACGCGCCGATTCCCGCGGGGTGTAGCTACGGCTACCACGCGGGCGGGTGGGGGAAACCTCCAGTGAACGAGTTCGGCCAGCCGCTCTTCgacgccgagggcgaggcgggtccaggcgccgccgaggaggaagaggaagccgagCAAATCCCCGTGGCGCTCTGGGGCGAGCTTCCCGACGTCGtagacgacgaggaggaagaggaagacg CCGGCGAGGGCAAAGAAGGAGCGGCGGCAGGA GTGTCGGGTGGCCAGACGCCGTTCATGGAAGGGATTTCGAGTTTGGGTGGGGCcacgtcgctgtcttcggGTTTGGAGTCTCCGGCGTCGTTCGACATCCGCAAGCGCGCGGACGGTACCTCGTCGGTTGCCTCCTCGACGGCGAAACCGTACACGATTTTGACTCCTCAAGACGTCCCCGCGGGACAGCAGCAAGGCCAGCTCTTCGGCGTCAAGCACACGTACAAAATCCCCTCGACGCTCCTTCCCGGCGCGAACGCAGGAACAGCAACCCCCAGCGGCCACATCACGCCGCGCAACCTGCTCTCTTCCGGCGCCGCCACGCCatcgggtgtacgtacaccgttCGCAGGCTCTCGGACGCCCCTCGTCGGCCCCGGCGGCTCTGCCTCCTTCGGCTCGGCGCCGGGCACGCCTTTCCTCGGCGCGGCCAGCGGCGCGCAAACCCCTGCGCGGGGCGCGGGCTTCCGCACTCCCGCAGGAGTCACTGTCAGCCTTAACCCGAACGAAATGG AACAAGAGGGTGTCTTCACTGCCGACGTCATtcggcagcagctgcgtcaGCACGAGGAAGCGGCCGCTCGCGCGAAGCAGGCCGCCGGCCAAGTGGACCCGGCAGACAGTAAGCGAGAGCCACGTAAATGTGGAACAAAAGATTCCCGAAAGTCTTCTAGttgcgaagaagagacgcagcgaagaagcggagacaacTTCAAACGCTCTGTCGAGTTTGCAGAAGGTGCAAAcaggcggggggggggggggggggggggggggggaaaaagaagggggaaCTGA